The proteins below come from a single Gordonia sp. X0973 genomic window:
- a CDS encoding MFS transporter, with amino-acid sequence MTRKWWTLGVICAATFMLLLDVTIVAVALPQIQHSLGASFTALQWITDSYALALAALLLTSGSIADRFGRKRVFLGGLIVFTLGSVLCGIAQSAEMLIASRVLQGVGGAALFATSLALLAATFHGRERGIAFGVWGAVTGIATALGPVLGGVITTEINWRGVFWVNLPIGIAAIAVTVLRVDESRSPHARRVDLAGMVVFTAALLALVYGLTEAGQRSWGDALVVSSLITAAVLLIVFTVIEATVAEPMFDLSLLRVPTFVGGSIAAVTMNGTLFAMLIYVVLYLQDAQGYSAMQTGLRLLIMSVCSMVVATVSGRLSERVPVRWLIGPGLFLVGVGLLLMQGLRADSSWTHLIPGLVVAGIGSGLVNPPLASTAVGVVDVHRSGMASGINTTFRQVGIAVGIAVYGSIFSARLASGLRERLGSSSGIDPARLAGAAHNGQAQALISRFPAARQEMLTAAVHGAFADAMNALFLTSAVAAIIGAVAAAVLIRSNDFVVQAPAAPAPETGEPVAIVR; translated from the coding sequence ATGACACGCAAATGGTGGACACTGGGCGTTATCTGCGCGGCAACCTTCATGTTGCTGCTCGACGTCACCATCGTCGCCGTCGCGCTACCCCAAATCCAACATTCCCTCGGTGCCAGCTTCACCGCTCTGCAGTGGATCACCGATTCGTACGCGCTGGCCCTTGCCGCCCTCCTATTGACCTCCGGGTCTATCGCGGACCGGTTCGGCCGCAAACGGGTGTTCCTCGGTGGTTTGATCGTCTTCACCCTCGGATCGGTGCTGTGCGGTATTGCGCAGAGCGCCGAGATGCTGATCGCCTCCCGCGTGCTCCAGGGTGTCGGCGGTGCCGCGCTCTTCGCCACGTCGCTGGCACTGTTGGCCGCGACCTTCCACGGTCGGGAACGTGGCATCGCCTTCGGCGTGTGGGGGGCGGTCACCGGCATCGCCACCGCACTCGGTCCCGTCCTGGGCGGGGTCATCACCACCGAGATCAACTGGCGCGGGGTGTTCTGGGTGAACCTGCCGATCGGGATCGCGGCCATCGCCGTCACGGTGCTGCGCGTCGACGAGTCCCGGTCCCCGCACGCCCGACGGGTCGATCTGGCCGGCATGGTGGTCTTCACCGCGGCTCTGCTGGCACTCGTCTACGGGCTGACCGAGGCCGGCCAGCGCTCCTGGGGTGACGCCCTCGTCGTTTCCTCGCTGATCACCGCGGCGGTCCTGCTCATCGTGTTCACCGTGATCGAGGCAACCGTTGCCGAGCCGATGTTCGATCTCTCGCTACTGCGAGTGCCTACTTTCGTCGGTGGCTCGATCGCCGCGGTAACGATGAACGGCACCCTGTTCGCGATGCTGATCTACGTCGTCCTCTATCTGCAGGACGCGCAGGGCTACAGTGCGATGCAGACCGGCCTGCGGTTGCTGATCATGTCGGTCTGCTCGATGGTGGTGGCCACCGTCTCGGGTCGCCTATCCGAGCGCGTCCCGGTGCGGTGGCTGATCGGCCCCGGACTCTTCCTCGTCGGCGTCGGCCTCCTGCTGATGCAGGGTCTGCGCGCCGACAGTTCCTGGACCCACCTGATCCCGGGACTGGTCGTCGCCGGCATCGGATCCGGGCTCGTCAATCCTCCGCTAGCCTCCACCGCGGTCGGCGTGGTCGACGTCCACCGGTCGGGCATGGCGTCGGGAATCAACACGACCTTCCGGCAGGTCGGCATCGCCGTGGGCATCGCGGTCTACGGCTCGATCTTCTCGGCCCGATTGGCATCTGGCCTGCGGGAGCGGCTCGGCTCCTCGTCGGGAATCGACCCGGCGCGACTGGCCGGCGCCGCACACAACGGGCAAGCGCAGGCGCTGATCTCGCGGTTCCCCGCCGCGCGGCAGGAGATGCTCACCGCCGCGGTACACGGCGCCTTCGCCGACGCGATGAACGCGCTGTTCCTCACGAGCGCGGTCGCCGCGATCATCGGGGCGGTCGCCGCAGCGGTGCTCATCCGGAGCAACGACTTCGTCGTCCAGGCGCCAGCGGCGCCCGCACCCGAGACCGGCGAACCGGTGGCCATCGTTCGGTAA
- the glyA gene encoding serine hydroxymethyltransferase — MSLAELDPDVAAAMNGELSRQRDTLEMIASENFVPRAVLQAQGSVLTNKYAEGYPGRRYYGGCEYVDVVEDIARDRAKELFGAEFANVQPHSGAQANAAVLMSLMEPGETLMGLDLAHGGHLTHGMRLNFSGKLYENVFYGVSKEDFRVDMDEVRKIALDTKPKVICAGWSAYPRTLDFAAFREIADEVGAHLWVDMAHFAGLVAAGLHPNPVPHADVVSTTVHKTLGGPRSGLILAKKDWAKKLNSAVFPGQQGGPLMHVIAGKAVALKIAGGEEFKARQQRTLAGAKILAERLTGSDVADSGVSVLTGGTDVHLVLVDLRNSQLDGQQAEDLLHEVGITVNRNAVPFDPRPPMVTSGLRIGTPALATRGFGDEQFAEVADIIATALAAGKSADVSALRGRVSALALDFPLYEGLEQWGLMSRV, encoded by the coding sequence ATGTCCCTGGCGGAACTCGACCCGGATGTCGCCGCGGCGATGAATGGCGAACTCTCCCGCCAGCGCGACACCCTGGAGATGATCGCCTCGGAGAACTTCGTGCCGCGCGCGGTGTTGCAGGCGCAGGGCAGCGTGCTGACCAACAAGTACGCCGAGGGCTACCCGGGCCGTCGCTACTACGGCGGCTGCGAATACGTCGACGTCGTGGAGGACATCGCCCGCGACCGCGCCAAGGAGCTGTTCGGCGCGGAGTTCGCCAACGTGCAGCCGCATTCGGGCGCGCAGGCCAACGCCGCCGTGCTGATGAGCCTGATGGAGCCGGGCGAGACCCTGATGGGCCTCGACCTCGCCCACGGCGGGCACTTGACGCACGGTATGCGCCTGAACTTCTCCGGCAAGCTCTACGAGAACGTCTTCTACGGGGTCAGCAAGGAAGACTTCCGCGTCGACATGGACGAGGTGCGCAAGATCGCCCTCGACACGAAGCCCAAGGTCATCTGCGCCGGCTGGTCGGCCTACCCGCGCACCCTGGACTTCGCCGCCTTCCGCGAGATCGCCGACGAGGTGGGCGCCCACCTGTGGGTCGACATGGCCCACTTCGCCGGACTGGTCGCCGCCGGACTGCACCCGAACCCGGTGCCGCATGCCGACGTCGTGTCCACTACCGTGCACAAGACCCTCGGCGGCCCGCGCTCCGGCCTGATCCTGGCCAAGAAGGACTGGGCGAAGAAGCTCAACTCCGCGGTGTTCCCCGGCCAGCAGGGCGGACCGCTCATGCACGTGATCGCAGGCAAGGCCGTCGCGCTCAAGATCGCCGGCGGCGAGGAGTTCAAGGCCCGTCAGCAGCGCACCCTCGCCGGTGCGAAGATCCTCGCCGAGCGGCTCACCGGCTCCGACGTCGCCGACTCCGGCGTCTCCGTGCTGACCGGCGGCACCGACGTCCACCTGGTACTCGTCGACCTGCGCAACAGCCAGCTCGACGGCCAGCAGGCCGAGGATCTGCTGCACGAGGTCGGGATCACCGTCAACCGCAACGCCGTGCCCTTCGACCCGCGCCCGCCGATGGTCACCTCCGGGCTGCGCATCGGCACTCCGGCGCTGGCCACCCGCGGATTCGGCGACGAGCAGTTCGCCGAGGTCGCCGACATCATCGCCACCGCGCTGGCCGCCGGGAAGTCGGCCGACGTCTCGGCCCTGCGCGGCCGGGTCTCCGCGTTGGCGCTGGACTTCCCGCTGTACGAGGGCCTCGAGCAGTGGGGACTCATGAGCCGGGTCTGA
- a CDS encoding Lrp/AsnC family transcriptional regulator, with translation MDRSVPDIFSNLDLLDTQIVAAIQISPRASFREIAEALGEPEHTVSRRYRRLRREGLLRVTLALDPRAFGGAIKLVRLRCRPEAADAIALSLARRDDVSWVSIHSAGWEIVFNLRAKTSEDASDLLTRMLPRTPQVLDVRTATVLHQFAGGSPHDWHHWQGTLTASQIQSLAATNLFRQPESPSEGRLPGTEDRAIIEHLTRDGRLPFTTLARNLDTTTGKVTRRVEQLVSSGVAYFDVDVAQAATGGVLAAIWMNVAPAKLDAAGQSLGRNPTVPFAAAISGTWNLSATVMAADHDSFYGFITTTLATIDGITGYEFFALHRRIKNAGALVAGDRLAMPSATPRLDPPDTATTRPIRLSDAVR, from the coding sequence ATGGATCGCTCAGTTCCAGATATTTTCAGCAATCTCGACCTCTTGGATACGCAAATCGTCGCTGCCATTCAGATCTCGCCCCGGGCGTCGTTTCGCGAGATCGCGGAGGCGTTGGGCGAGCCGGAGCACACGGTGTCGCGACGATACCGCCGACTGCGCCGCGAGGGCTTGTTGCGCGTGACCCTGGCATTGGACCCCCGGGCCTTCGGCGGGGCGATCAAACTGGTGCGACTGCGCTGTCGCCCGGAGGCCGCCGACGCCATCGCGTTATCGCTGGCCCGTCGCGACGACGTGTCCTGGGTGTCGATCCACTCCGCCGGCTGGGAAATCGTCTTCAACCTGCGCGCAAAGACCAGCGAGGACGCCTCCGACCTGCTCACCCGGATGCTTCCTCGCACGCCACAGGTCCTCGATGTCCGCACCGCCACGGTCCTGCACCAGTTCGCGGGCGGAAGTCCGCACGACTGGCACCACTGGCAGGGCACGCTGACCGCCTCGCAGATCCAATCGCTGGCCGCCACCAATCTCTTCCGGCAACCGGAATCCCCCTCCGAGGGGCGACTGCCGGGCACCGAGGATCGGGCGATCATCGAGCATCTCACCCGTGACGGACGGCTGCCCTTCACGACGCTGGCCCGCAACCTCGATACGACGACGGGCAAGGTGACCAGGCGCGTCGAGCAACTCGTCTCCTCCGGCGTGGCCTACTTCGACGTCGACGTGGCGCAGGCCGCGACCGGAGGTGTGCTGGCGGCGATCTGGATGAACGTGGCGCCGGCAAAACTCGACGCCGCCGGCCAGTCCCTGGGAAGGAACCCGACAGTGCCCTTCGCCGCTGCCATTAGCGGGACCTGGAACCTCTCCGCGACGGTGATGGCGGCCGATCACGACAGTTTCTACGGCTTCATCACGACGACGCTCGCCACCATCGACGGCATCACCGGCTACGAGTTCTTCGCCCTGCACCGTCGGATCAAGAACGCGGGAGCCCTGGTAGCGGGGGACCGACTCGCCATGCCGTCGGCGACCCCGCGACTGGACCCGCCTGACACCGCAACGACGCGGCCAATACGCTTGTCAGATGCCGTCCGGTAA
- a CDS encoding SDR family oxidoreductase, with protein MKAVVLGSSGTMGALVCNQLGERGVEVVEANRRTGVDAETGAGLAAAVDGADVVVDCLNLNTQSANKAKAFFGTAARNTAAAAKNAGARVVCLSICNAADPAVNRRMGYYQGKAAQEQVYRDALGDRLTIVRTTQWFELATTMLDRMSIGPLAVVPHMVTAPLAASDGAVVLADAATGENYRAKTVVEVRGPEQLDLVDVAKALRAAQGRRGPVVPISFGGSALRDGGLIPVHADVVTAMTLTQWVAAQPVR; from the coding sequence ATGAAGGCAGTGGTGCTCGGATCGAGCGGGACGATGGGCGCACTCGTGTGCAACCAGCTGGGCGAGCGCGGCGTCGAGGTCGTCGAGGCGAACCGCCGCACCGGGGTCGACGCCGAGACCGGAGCGGGGCTCGCGGCCGCCGTCGACGGTGCCGACGTGGTCGTCGACTGTCTCAACCTCAACACCCAGTCCGCGAACAAGGCCAAGGCGTTCTTCGGCACGGCCGCGCGCAACACCGCCGCCGCGGCGAAGAACGCGGGGGCTCGGGTGGTCTGCCTGTCCATCTGCAACGCCGCCGATCCCGCGGTCAATCGCCGCATGGGCTACTACCAGGGCAAAGCCGCCCAGGAACAGGTTTATCGCGACGCGCTGGGCGACCGGTTGACCATCGTGCGGACGACCCAGTGGTTCGAATTGGCCACCACGATGCTCGACCGCATGTCGATCGGACCGCTGGCCGTCGTACCGCATATGGTGACCGCGCCGCTCGCCGCCTCCGACGGCGCGGTGGTGCTGGCAGACGCGGCGACCGGCGAGAACTACCGGGCCAAAACCGTCGTGGAAGTACGGGGACCCGAGCAGCTGGACCTCGTCGACGTGGCCAAGGCGCTGCGCGCCGCGCAGGGGCGGCGCGGCCCCGTGGTGCCGATCAGCTTCGGCGGGTCCGCCTTGCGCGACGGCGGGCTGATCCCCGTGCACGCCGACGTCGTCACCGCGATGACGCTCACCCAGTGGGTGGCGGCACAGCCGGTGCGCTGA
- the coaA gene encoding type I pantothenate kinase, giving the protein MKRSSGRDPSLYLELDRRQWRELRESMPMVLTQGELDAIAGLGEKLDMAEVADVYLPLSRLIHLRVAARQRLYAATSTFLGELQTAQQVPFVIGIAGSVAVGKSTTARLLATLLARWDTHPKVDLITTDGFLYPKRELERRGLMHRKGFPESYDRRALMRFVTEVKSGAREVTAPVYSHLTYDIVPDVRHFVRQPDILIIEGLNVLQTGPTLMVSDLFDFSVYVDAKTADIERWYISRFLQMRTTSFADPNSHFHSYAGLNDVQATAAAHDIWTSINRPNLVENILPTRPRADLVLRKDSDHSINRVRLRKL; this is encoded by the coding sequence ATGAAGCGATCATCGGGGCGCGATCCCAGCCTGTACCTCGAGCTCGACCGTCGGCAGTGGCGCGAGTTGCGCGAATCCATGCCGATGGTCCTGACGCAGGGCGAACTCGACGCGATCGCCGGCCTCGGCGAGAAGCTCGACATGGCCGAGGTCGCCGACGTCTATCTGCCGCTGTCGCGTCTCATCCACCTGCGCGTCGCCGCCCGCCAACGTCTATACGCCGCGACCTCGACCTTCCTCGGGGAGTTGCAGACCGCCCAGCAGGTGCCGTTCGTCATCGGCATCGCCGGCAGCGTCGCCGTGGGCAAGTCGACGACGGCCCGCCTGCTGGCCACCCTGTTGGCGCGCTGGGACACCCACCCGAAGGTCGACCTGATCACCACCGACGGATTCCTGTACCCCAAGCGGGAGTTGGAGCGCCGCGGTCTGATGCACCGCAAGGGCTTCCCGGAGTCCTATGACCGCCGTGCGCTCATGAGGTTCGTCACCGAGGTGAAGTCGGGGGCGCGCGAGGTCACCGCCCCGGTTTACTCGCATCTGACCTACGACATCGTCCCCGACGTCCGGCACTTCGTCCGCCAGCCCGACATCCTCATCATCGAGGGCCTCAACGTGCTGCAGACCGGGCCGACGCTGATGGTCTCGGATCTCTTCGACTTCTCGGTCTACGTCGACGCGAAGACCGCCGACATCGAGCGCTGGTACATCTCGCGCTTCCTGCAGATGCGCACCACCTCGTTCGCCGACCCGAATTCGCATTTCCACTCCTACGCCGGGCTCAACGACGTGCAGGCCACCGCGGCCGCCCACGACATCTGGACGTCGATCAACCGGCCCAACCTGGTGGAGAACATCCTGCCGACGCGTCCGCGCGCCGACCTGGTCTTGCGCAAGGACTCCGATCACTCGATCAACCGGGTGCGGCTGCGCAAGCTCTGA
- a CDS encoding acyl-ACP desaturase, giving the protein MSILETDDLVIALEKALPELSEEHQVDATAWNPHDWVPWDLGRNYAFLGGKDWEPSDSDTSAEVRAAVLALLLLKDNLPSYHRLLAMYFPAFSDWRQLVGVWTAEDNRHAIVLRDWLVVTRSLDPVDAENRRRIHVVAGYRQTEDAIADLRPMDVLALLAVHEFQTVGFIAKLQEATADDVLSQILTKISNDDEAQARYFAGFLGAGLVADQDATVKAIDWALNHIDTIGADIADYDEQRKLFASYEDESTRGVIAKAIVDQVKLESIDGLSDEADAAKKRILELAAKA; this is encoded by the coding sequence GTGAGCATCCTCGAAACCGACGACCTCGTCATCGCCCTGGAAAAGGCGCTCCCCGAACTGTCGGAGGAGCACCAAGTCGACGCGACCGCGTGGAACCCGCACGACTGGGTGCCGTGGGATCTCGGCCGCAACTACGCCTTCCTCGGCGGCAAGGACTGGGAGCCGTCCGACAGCGACACCTCTGCCGAGGTGCGCGCGGCGGTGCTGGCGCTGCTGCTGCTCAAGGACAACCTGCCGTCGTACCACCGTCTGCTGGCGATGTACTTCCCGGCCTTCTCCGACTGGCGCCAGCTGGTCGGCGTGTGGACCGCCGAGGACAACCGCCACGCCATCGTGCTGCGCGACTGGCTCGTCGTGACCCGTTCGCTCGACCCCGTCGACGCGGAGAACCGTCGTCGCATCCACGTCGTCGCCGGGTACCGGCAGACCGAGGACGCCATCGCTGACCTGCGCCCGATGGACGTGCTGGCCCTGCTCGCGGTCCACGAATTCCAGACCGTCGGCTTCATCGCGAAGTTGCAGGAGGCCACCGCCGACGACGTGCTCTCGCAGATCCTCACCAAGATCTCGAACGACGACGAGGCACAGGCCCGCTACTTCGCCGGATTCCTCGGTGCCGGACTCGTGGCCGACCAGGATGCCACGGTGAAGGCGATCGACTGGGCGCTGAACCACATCGACACCATCGGCGCCGACATCGCCGACTACGACGAGCAGCGCAAACTGTTCGCCTCTTACGAGGACGAGTCGACCCGCGGCGTGATCGCCAAGGCCATCGTCGACCAGGTCAAGCTGGAGAGCATCGACGGTCTCTCCGACGAGGCCGACGCCGCCAAGAAGCGGATCCTGGAGCTCGCCGCCAAGGCGTAG
- a CDS encoding L,D-transpeptidase: MGLAFAALLATALTVPAMAAAVPLPDTGSAGGELNGILDQLTGRNPGDKTNVTGQTSQLIVVNAKAASDTTGTLTAYERGADGNWKPVVGPTTAHLGSKGQGEPADNVPRTPSGTFALDQAFGRKANPGTKMPYKQVTVDDWWDSDMKSKTYNTLVHHKGKPSADAENLYNSGPVYDYAVNIAHNPSRVPGKASAIFLHVTNGQPTEGCVAVGQSEMVKILKWLDPAKSPKITIGVNAQAPSGDAAGASPQNMKDSPNGAAGGLLGGIVEGALNILPQILGKVGQS, encoded by the coding sequence TTGGGACTCGCCTTCGCGGCATTGCTCGCGACCGCGCTGACCGTCCCGGCGATGGCCGCAGCCGTACCGCTCCCCGATACCGGGTCCGCGGGCGGAGAATTGAACGGCATCCTGGACCAGCTGACCGGTCGCAACCCCGGTGACAAGACCAATGTCACCGGCCAGACCTCGCAGCTCATCGTCGTCAATGCGAAAGCTGCCTCGGATACCACCGGCACCCTGACCGCCTACGAGCGCGGCGCCGACGGCAACTGGAAGCCCGTCGTCGGACCGACCACCGCGCACCTCGGCTCCAAGGGCCAGGGCGAACCCGCCGACAACGTGCCCCGCACGCCGAGCGGCACCTTCGCCCTGGACCAGGCCTTCGGACGCAAGGCCAACCCGGGCACCAAGATGCCGTACAAGCAGGTGACCGTCGACGACTGGTGGGACTCGGACATGAAGTCCAAGACCTACAACACGCTGGTCCACCACAAGGGCAAGCCCAGTGCCGACGCGGAGAACCTCTACAACTCGGGTCCGGTCTACGACTACGCGGTGAACATCGCCCACAACCCGAGCCGCGTCCCCGGCAAGGCGTCGGCGATCTTCCTGCACGTCACCAACGGCCAGCCCACCGAGGGTTGCGTGGCCGTGGGACAGTCGGAGATGGTCAAGATCCTCAAGTGGCTGGATCCGGCGAAGTCGCCGAAGATCACCATCGGCGTCAACGCCCAGGCACCGAGCGGCGACGCCGCCGGCGCGAGTCCGCAGAACATGAAGGACTCCCCCAACGGCGCTGCCGGCGGGCTTCTCGGCGGCATCGTCGAGGGGGCGCTCAACATCCTGCCCCAGATCCTCGGCAAGGTCGGACAGAGCTGA
- a CDS encoding PhoH family protein, protein MTTRTYVLDTSVLLSDPKAVTRFDEHRVVLPLVVISELEGKRHHHELGWFAREALRLLDDLRGEYGRLDRPIPIGESGGTLQVELNHTDPSVLPSGFRTDDNDSRILACALNLRAEGLDVTLVTKDTPLRVKAGAVGLAADEYHAQDVVVSGWTGMTELEVDRDTINALFDEGVVDIDEARDLPCHTGVRLLGGTSSALGRVNAEKRVQLVRGDREAFGLHGRSAEQRVALDLLLDDSVGIVSLGGKAGTGKSALALCAGLEAVLERRTQRKVVVFRPLYAVGGQQLGYLPGGEAEKMGPWAQAVFDTLEGLASTEVIDEVASRGMLEVLPLTHIRGRSLHDSFVIVDEAQSLERNVLLTVLSRLGSGSRVVLTHDVAQRDNLRVGRHDGVAAVIEKLKGHPLFAHITLTRSERSPIAALVTDVLEEFT, encoded by the coding sequence GTGACTACTCGCACCTATGTCCTCGACACCTCCGTGCTGCTCTCCGATCCGAAAGCGGTGACCCGCTTCGACGAGCACCGCGTGGTCCTACCGCTGGTCGTCATCAGCGAACTCGAGGGCAAACGCCACCATCACGAGCTGGGCTGGTTCGCCCGAGAGGCGTTGCGCCTGCTCGACGACCTGCGTGGCGAGTACGGCCGGCTCGACCGGCCGATCCCGATCGGGGAGAGTGGCGGCACCCTGCAGGTCGAACTCAACCACACCGACCCGTCGGTGCTGCCCAGCGGATTCCGTACCGACGACAACGACTCGCGCATCCTCGCCTGTGCGCTCAACCTGCGGGCCGAGGGACTCGACGTCACGCTCGTCACCAAGGACACACCGCTGCGCGTCAAGGCGGGCGCGGTGGGGCTGGCCGCAGACGAATACCACGCCCAGGACGTCGTCGTCTCCGGGTGGACCGGGATGACCGAGCTCGAGGTGGACCGCGACACGATCAACGCTTTGTTCGACGAGGGTGTCGTCGACATCGACGAAGCGCGCGACCTGCCGTGTCACACCGGCGTCCGCCTGCTCGGCGGGACGTCGAGCGCGTTGGGTCGGGTGAACGCCGAGAAGCGGGTGCAGTTGGTGCGGGGCGACCGGGAGGCATTCGGACTGCACGGCCGCTCCGCCGAACAGCGGGTCGCGCTCGACCTGCTGCTCGACGACAGCGTCGGCATCGTGTCGCTCGGCGGCAAGGCGGGTACCGGCAAGTCCGCGCTCGCGCTCTGCGCCGGGTTGGAGGCCGTGCTGGAGCGCCGCACCCAACGCAAGGTCGTGGTCTTCCGGCCGCTCTACGCCGTCGGCGGTCAGCAATTGGGCTACCTGCCGGGCGGGGAGGCGGAGAAGATGGGGCCGTGGGCGCAGGCCGTGTTCGACACGTTGGAAGGATTGGCGTCGACGGAGGTCATCGACGAGGTCGCGTCGCGCGGGATGCTCGAGGTGCTGCCGCTCACACATATCCGCGGGCGTTCGCTGCACGATTCCTTCGTCATCGTCGACGAGGCGCAGTCGCTGGAGCGGAATGTGCTGCTGACGGTGCTGTCGCGCCTGGGCTCGGGTTCCCGGGTGGTCCTCACCCACGACGTGGCGCAGCGCGACAACCTGCGCGTCGGGCGCCACGACGGTGTCGCCGCGGTGATCGAGAAGCTCAAGGGCCATCCGCTGTTCGCCCACATCACGTTGACGCGCTCGGAGCGGTCGCCGATCGCGGCGCTCGTCACCGATGTGCTGGAGGAGTTCACCTAG
- a CDS encoding DUF885 domain-containing protein, with product MPVYLPADDEIVTEYLRIGLAFDLLEEGFVDAYTGDPALRAQVRDEGRPDPAVLARSAAQLHDRLPGDLPADRAEFIGSHLRALECSARKFAGEDIGFVDEVRAYFDVDIAPQDPQVYRESHRQLADALGVADDPETLRAAYRAYRRATEIPADRLGDCVTAFASALRDEVRKSVDLPVAETVEFEIVSDQPWSGFNYYLGGYRSRVAINTDVPQQLSALPHLVAHEAYPGHHTEHCRKEELLVGGGQGEQTIFLVNTPQCLMAEGLADHALRAAIGPDWPLWAETVYADLGLRFDAHRARAVGEATAGLLAVRQDAALLLHDRGSDADEVTTYLARWLLVGEDRARQMLRFLTSGLWRAYISTYVEGYRLLGDWLDAGAADAPDPAAARARRFGRLLDEPLTPARLRAELAN from the coding sequence ATGCCCGTCTACCTCCCCGCCGACGACGAGATCGTCACCGAATACCTGCGCATCGGGTTGGCATTCGACCTCTTGGAGGAGGGGTTCGTCGACGCCTACACCGGCGACCCGGCCCTGCGCGCCCAGGTCCGTGACGAGGGACGGCCCGACCCGGCCGTCCTCGCCCGCAGCGCGGCACAGCTGCACGACCGGCTGCCCGGCGATCTGCCGGCCGACCGGGCCGAGTTCATCGGATCGCATCTGCGGGCGCTGGAGTGCTCGGCGCGCAAATTCGCGGGCGAGGACATCGGCTTCGTCGACGAGGTGCGGGCCTACTTCGACGTCGACATCGCCCCGCAGGACCCGCAGGTATACCGGGAATCGCACCGGCAACTGGCCGACGCGCTCGGCGTCGCCGACGATCCAGAGACGTTGCGCGCCGCGTACCGCGCCTACCGCAGGGCCACCGAGATCCCCGCCGACCGTCTCGGCGACTGCGTCACCGCCTTCGCCTCGGCATTGCGCGACGAGGTGCGCAAATCCGTCGACCTCCCGGTGGCCGAGACCGTCGAGTTCGAGATCGTCTCCGACCAGCCCTGGTCCGGGTTCAACTACTACCTCGGCGGCTACCGCTCGCGCGTCGCCATCAACACCGACGTGCCGCAGCAACTTTCGGCGCTGCCGCATCTGGTCGCCCACGAGGCCTATCCGGGCCATCACACCGAGCACTGCCGCAAGGAGGAGCTGCTCGTCGGGGGCGGGCAGGGGGAGCAGACGATCTTTCTGGTCAACACGCCGCAATGCCTCATGGCCGAAGGGCTGGCCGATCACGCGCTGCGCGCGGCGATCGGGCCGGATTGGCCGCTGTGGGCCGAAACCGTCTACGCCGACCTGGGGCTGCGGTTCGACGCCCATCGCGCGCGGGCCGTCGGCGAGGCGACGGCCGGGCTGCTGGCGGTGCGCCAGGACGCGGCCCTGCTGCTGCACGACCGGGGCTCCGACGCCGACGAGGTCACCACCTATCTCGCGCGCTGGCTGCTCGTCGGCGAGGACCGGGCACGGCAGATGCTGCGGTTCCTCACCTCTGGGCTGTGGCGTGCCTACATCAGCACCTATGTCGAGGGATACCGCCTGCTCGGCGACTGGCTCGACGCCGGTGCCGCCGATGCGCCGGACCCGGCGGCGGCGCGAGCGCGGCGATTCGGCCGGCTCCTCGACGAGCCGCTGACCCCGGCCCGACTCCGCGCCGAGTTGGCCAACTAA
- a CDS encoding PIG-L deacetylase family protein: protein MTALLPFPDDWQTALVLVAHPDDPEYGMAAAVHRWTHEGKRVVYGLATSGEAGIEGMAPEECGPLREDEQRASAAEVGVSEVEFWGFPDSEVFNTGPLRAKVAEAVERIRPDVVLATYGGPEWAPGFPNQRDHMEFAAAVRQAVGELRGTGPRWLFENGPLATHAVAVSHADIEAAVRSLAEHREYLRVLDPDTPVAEQAQRQVEMTTPAREDFGGRRAVGFELVGR, encoded by the coding sequence ATGACCGCCCTGCTCCCCTTTCCCGACGACTGGCAGACCGCCCTCGTCCTCGTCGCCCACCCCGACGATCCGGAATACGGCATGGCCGCCGCTGTACACCGGTGGACACACGAGGGCAAACGCGTCGTCTACGGACTCGCGACGAGCGGCGAAGCCGGTATCGAGGGCATGGCACCGGAGGAGTGCGGTCCGCTGCGGGAGGACGAGCAGCGGGCCTCGGCCGCCGAGGTCGGGGTCTCCGAGGTCGAGTTCTGGGGCTTTCCCGACAGCGAGGTGTTCAACACCGGCCCGCTGCGGGCGAAGGTCGCCGAGGCCGTCGAACGCATCAGGCCCGACGTGGTGCTGGCAACCTACGGCGGACCGGAGTGGGCGCCCGGCTTCCCCAACCAACGCGATCACATGGAGTTCGCCGCCGCGGTGCGGCAGGCGGTTGGCGAGCTGCGCGGAACCGGGCCGCGCTGGCTGTTCGAGAACGGCCCGCTGGCCACGCACGCCGTCGCCGTCTCGCACGCGGATATCGAGGCCGCGGTCCGCTCCCTGGCCGAGCACCGTGAATACCTACGCGTCCTGGACCCGGACACCCCGGTGGCCGAACAGGCGCAGCGGCAGGTGGAGATGACCACCCCCGCCCGCGAGGACTTCGGCGGGCGGCGGGCCGTCGGGTTCGAGTTGGTCGGCCGGTGA